From the Chloroflexia bacterium SDU3-3 genome, the window ACCCGTGGTCGCTGCCGCCGCGCCACGGCCCGCAGCGCATCCAGCACGATCTCGCGCCAGATATCTTCAAAGAAAAAGGCCAGAAAGCGCATGTCGCCGCCGCGCAGCAGCTTGGCATAGGTGGCCATCGGCCCGACCGAGTAGCCATAGTAGAGCCGCTTGGTCTCGGGCCAGGTGCGCAGGCCATGGTGCACCACGTGGCTCTGCGCGCTGCAGGCCACGGTGTAGCCATCCAGCAGCAGCCGCAGCGGCAGGTCGAGATCCTCGGCGCTCTGCAGCGGCGCGCCCGCGCCCAGCTGCGGGTCGAAGCCGCCGAGCTGCAGCGCGGGCGCGCGGCGCACCGCCATGGCCGCGCCCAGGCCCATGGTGCGCTGGCCGGTGCGCCGCCACGCGGCCACGCTGGCCATGCGGCGGTCGGCGGCGAAGATGTGGTGGGGGATGACACCGGCGGCGGGGTCGTGCGGGCCGGGCCGCACGCTGAAGAAGGCGGCGGCCACCGCCGGGTCGCCCGCGAACACCTGGGCCACATCGGCCAGCCAGCCGGGGGCGGCCTCGCAGTCGTCGTCGGTCATGGCCACCACCGCGCCGCGCGCCACCGCCAGCCCCTCGTTGCGGGCGCGGCTCAGGCCCGCCGTGCGCGAGCCGACGTAGCGCAGCCGCTCGTCGGCCAGCAGCGGCGCGAGCGCCTGGCGCGTGGCGTCGTCGCTGCTCTGGTCGACCACCACCACCTCGAAGGCGGGGTGGGCGCTGGCCAGCAGGCTCCTGACCGCCGCCACCGCATCGGCCCCGCGATTGCGCGTGCAGACAACTACCGAGAGGATATCATCGCCGCAATGTGTCATGGTCTCGCCCATCTCCTCGCTACGGCTCGCGGGTAAAATCTGGCCAGGCCGCATCCTTGGGCGAGATCACGCTGATCGGCAGCGGCCAGCGGATGCCAAACGCCGGATCGTCGTAGCGCAGGCCACCCTCGGCCCCCGGCGTGTAGAACTCGGACACCTGGTAGACCACATCGGCCTCGTCCTCCAGCGTCTGGAAGCCGTGGGCGAAGCCCTCGGGCACATACAGCTGGCGGTAGTTCGCCGCCGTCAGCTCCACGCCCAGCCACTGGCCCAGCGTGGGCGAGCCAGCGCGTAGGTCGATGATCACATCGTAGATCGCGCCGCGCGTGCAGCGCACCAGCTTGGCCTCGGCGTGGGGAGCGCGCTGGAAGTGCATGCCGCGCAGCGTGCCGCGGCGGGCGCTGTGCGAGACATTGGTGTTTACCACGTGCGGGTTCATGCCGTGGTCGGCAAACTCGCGGGCGCAGAAGCTGCGCGCGAAAAAGCCGCGCTCGTCGGCCCGCTGCTCTAGATCGATGATAAACGCGCCCTGAAGCTTGGTCTCGGTGAAGATCACAGCGCCCTCCAGAAAAACTCTTGGTCAATCTGCTTGGTCGCGATCAGGTGCTGCAGCTGCTTGAGCCGCGTGTAGGGCCGCGACTCGAACTCGGCGCTGGTCATGCCCACCTGCTCGAACACGGCGCGCAGCTGCTGCGCGCCAAACTGCGCGTCGCGGCGGCAGCGGAAGCCGGGCAGCTGCGCGCTGATCTTCTCGAACGAGACGCGGTAGCTGCGGTTGTCGCTGTCGTTCGTGCCAAACGAAAGCTCGCAGCCGGGGAATGCCCCCGCCACCACCTGGGCGATCTCGCGCACGCGGTAGTTCTGGCGGCTGTCGCCCACATTGAACACCTGGCCGTGGATAGCCTCGCGCGGGGCCTCCAGCACGCAGCCGATCGCATCGGCGATGTCGAGGATGTGCACCAGCGGACGCCAGGGCGTGCCATCGCTGGTCATGGCGATCTTGCCGGTGGTCCAGGCCAGCCCGGCCAAGTTGTTCAGCACCACGTCGAAGCGCATGCGCGGCGAGGCCCCGAAGGCGGTGGCGTTGCGCAGGAAGGTGGGCGAGAACGAATCGTCGGCCAGCGGCAGCACGTCGCGCTCGACCAGCATCTTGCACTCGGCGTAGGCGGTCTGCGGGTGTAGCGGCGACTGCTCATCCACCACGTCGCTGCCGCCGATGCCGTAGACGCTGCACGAGGACATGTACACAAAGCGGCTGACCCCGGCCTGCTTCGCTGCCTTGGCCAGCGCCACGCTGCCCTGGTGGTTGATCGTGTAGGTGATCTGCGGGTTCAGCTGGCCCAGCGGGTCGTTGGAAAGCTCGGCCATGTGCACCACCGCGTCGTAGCCCGCCAGATCTTGGCTGGTGATCTGGCGGATGTCCTTCATCACCTGGCGCGGCAGCACACGCAGGCCGTTGTAGAGCCAGCCGCCCGCGTAGAAGCCGGTGTCGAGGCCGGTCACATCGTGGCCGCGCTCGATCAGCGCGGGGGCCGTCACAATGCCGATATAGCCCGCGCTGCCGGTCAGCAGCACCTTCATGCTCGTATCCTTTCGCTCGCGCGGTCTGCCGCGCCTATGGGGGCAAGCCGATCGGCGATCGCCCGCCCGATCTCGATCGAGGCGGTGGCGGCGGGCGATGGCGCGTTGCACACATGCAGGGCGCTGCGCGTCTGCACCAGGTGGAAATCATCGACCAGGGCGCCGTCGTGCAGCAGCGCCTGGGCGCGCACGCCCGCGTGGGCGGGCACCACATCGCCCATGCCGAT encodes:
- a CDS encoding glycosyltransferase family 2 protein, with translation MRPGQILPASRSEEMGETMTHCGDDILSVVVCTRNRGADAVAAVRSLLASAHPAFEVVVVDQSSDDATRQALAPLLADERLRYVGSRTAGLSRARNEGLAVARGAVVAMTDDDCEAAPGWLADVAQVFAGDPAVAAAFFSVRPGPHDPAAGVIPHHIFAADRRMASVAAWRRTGQRTMGLGAAMAVRRAPALQLGGFDPQLGAGAPLQSAEDLDLPLRLLLDGYTVACSAQSHVVHHGLRTWPETKRLYYGYSVGPMATYAKLLRGGDMRFLAFFFEDIWREIVLDALRAVARRQRPRVLGRLRGMAAGFVRGMMMPLGQGRRFADGAATAKGSKA
- the rfbC gene encoding dTDP-4-dehydrorhamnose 3,5-epimerase; its protein translation is MIFTETKLQGAFIIDLEQRADERGFFARSFCAREFADHGMNPHVVNTNVSHSARRGTLRGMHFQRAPHAEAKLVRCTRGAIYDVIIDLRAGSPTLGQWLGVELTAANYRQLYVPEGFAHGFQTLEDEADVVYQVSEFYTPGAEGGLRYDDPAFGIRWPLPISVISPKDAAWPDFTREP
- a CDS encoding SDR family oxidoreductase, with translation MKVLLTGSAGYIGIVTAPALIERGHDVTGLDTGFYAGGWLYNGLRVLPRQVMKDIRQITSQDLAGYDAVVHMAELSNDPLGQLNPQITYTINHQGSVALAKAAKQAGVSRFVYMSSCSVYGIGGSDVVDEQSPLHPQTAYAECKMLVERDVLPLADDSFSPTFLRNATAFGASPRMRFDVVLNNLAGLAWTTGKIAMTSDGTPWRPLVHILDIADAIGCVLEAPREAIHGQVFNVGDSRQNYRVREIAQVVAGAFPGCELSFGTNDSDNRSYRVSFEKISAQLPGFRCRRDAQFGAQQLRAVFEQVGMTSAEFESRPYTRLKQLQHLIATKQIDQEFFWRAL